One segment of Marinobacter sediminum DNA contains the following:
- a CDS encoding macro domain-containing protein has product MTDVKVECVQGDIAAQPDMDAVVNAANAHLMPGSGVAGAIHDAAGPGLAQECQALAPIDPGQAVISSGHNLPNRYVIHCLGPVYGVDEPSDKLLADCYRNALMLAEQYQLSSIAFPAISTGVFGYPVREAASVAMAAICEKLPDLGSVRHVRLVLFSDADRAVFQEALESAPLSGGKL; this is encoded by the coding sequence ATGACAGATGTAAAGGTGGAGTGCGTCCAGGGAGATATCGCTGCGCAGCCGGATATGGATGCTGTGGTCAATGCCGCTAATGCTCATCTTATGCCCGGCAGTGGTGTTGCCGGCGCCATTCATGACGCAGCTGGCCCCGGACTGGCCCAGGAGTGCCAGGCCTTGGCGCCCATAGATCCGGGGCAAGCAGTCATCAGTTCCGGGCATAATCTGCCGAACCGATATGTCATTCATTGCCTTGGTCCGGTCTACGGTGTTGATGAGCCCTCCGATAAGCTGTTGGCTGACTGCTATCGAAATGCCCTGATGCTTGCAGAGCAATACCAGTTGTCGTCCATAGCTTTTCCGGCTATATCCACCGGCGTCTTCGGCTACCCCGTGCGTGAAGCTGCGTCCGTGGCCATGGCGGCCATTTGTGAAAAACTGCCGGACCTCGGGTCAGTCCGGCACGTTCGGCTGGTGCTGTTCAGCGATGCGGATCGGGCAGTATTTCAGGAGGCTCTGGAAAGTGCGCCGCTGTCTGGCGGCAAGCTCTGA
- a CDS encoding beta-N-acetylglucosaminidase domain-containing protein, protein MSIPLGIIEGFYGPMWNWQERRQLVRSLAPHGYGFYLYAPKADAFLRRRWQEPHPLAVASELADFARFCRAQGLRFGIGLSPFEIFNHFDDDAREALANKLALLDRIGIDELAILFDDMRSDTPDLAETQVEIVHWIGERTAAKQLSVCPSYYSDDPVLDRVFGERPVDYLETLGRKLDHSVNVFWTGEEVCSREISPGHLKRVGDVLGRKPVLWDNYPVNDGDRMSQHLHLRAFTGRPAANAAHLAGHGINPALQPTLTAIPAITLAESYRLGPQYQYGQAFRHVAREVLGRDLAAQLHGDLLVLQDAGLGRISDEKRQSLQHTYDAFDHPAANEILRWLGGEYQVTDEMVETQ, encoded by the coding sequence ATGAGTATCCCGCTGGGAATCATCGAGGGATTTTACGGGCCCATGTGGAATTGGCAGGAACGCAGGCAGCTCGTGCGCTCCCTGGCACCCCACGGTTACGGTTTTTATCTCTATGCACCCAAGGCGGATGCGTTTCTGCGCCGGCGCTGGCAGGAGCCTCATCCGCTGGCGGTGGCCTCGGAGCTGGCGGATTTCGCCCGTTTCTGCCGGGCTCAGGGTTTACGCTTCGGTATCGGACTGAGTCCGTTCGAGATTTTCAATCACTTTGATGATGACGCCCGGGAAGCGCTGGCAAACAAGCTGGCATTGCTTGACCGGATCGGTATCGACGAGCTCGCCATCCTGTTTGACGATATGCGCTCGGATACGCCGGACCTTGCCGAAACCCAGGTTGAGATTGTGCACTGGATCGGAGAGCGCACCGCTGCAAAACAGCTGAGTGTCTGCCCCAGTTACTATTCTGATGACCCGGTACTGGATCGGGTGTTCGGTGAACGGCCAGTGGATTATCTGGAAACGCTCGGGCGCAAGCTGGATCATTCCGTGAACGTGTTCTGGACCGGAGAGGAAGTCTGCTCCCGGGAGATTTCCCCGGGCCATCTCAAGCGAGTGGGTGATGTACTGGGGCGCAAGCCTGTGCTCTGGGACAATTACCCGGTCAACGACGGTGATAGGATGTCACAGCATCTGCACCTGCGAGCATTTACCGGAAGGCCGGCAGCGAATGCCGCACACCTTGCCGGCCATGGTATAAACCCGGCGCTGCAGCCCACTCTGACAGCGATCCCCGCGATTACCCTGGCCGAGTCCTACCGACTCGGCCCCCAGTACCAGTACGGTCAGGCGTTTCGCCACGTTGCCCGGGAGGTGTTGGGGCGGGATCTGGCAGCCCAGCTGCATGGCGATCTGCTGGTACTCCAGGATGCCGGGCTGGGTCGCATCAGTGATGAAAAGCGGCAAAGCCTCCAGCATACCTACGATGCTTTTGATCACCCTGCCGCCAATGAAATCCTGCGCTGGCTTGGGGGCGAGTACCAGGTTACCGATGAGATGGTTGAGACTCAGTAA
- a CDS encoding ATPase: protein MEIKTFEDLIDWTRQLHAHLAKCLHESATNNSNERAAALLDYVSSHEHMLEKAVAEFERQADPKAMRTRLYDYANHKPIERNRTCDTHYAELDFEGIEREIFDFHDQVMDLYDALIGKAEIPEAKTLLEDLKALEEHEAMRLARQIGRMDDL from the coding sequence GTGGAAATAAAAACCTTTGAGGATCTCATCGACTGGACACGCCAGTTGCATGCTCATCTTGCCAAGTGCCTCCATGAATCGGCGACGAATAACAGCAATGAGCGGGCCGCAGCCCTTCTGGATTATGTCAGCAGTCATGAACACATGCTGGAAAAAGCGGTAGCCGAGTTCGAACGGCAGGCCGACCCCAAAGCCATGCGAACCCGGCTGTACGATTACGCCAATCACAAACCGATTGAAAGAAACCGCACCTGTGATACCCATTATGCGGAACTTGATTTCGAGGGCATTGAACGGGAAATCTTCGATTTTCACGACCAGGTCATGGACCTCTATGACGCGCTGATTGGCAAGGCCGAAATTCCCGAAGCGAAAACCCTACTGGAAGATCTCAAGGCTCTCGAGGAGCATGAAGCAATGCGCCTGGCACGCCAGATTGGCCGGATGGACGACCTTTAA
- a CDS encoding ChaN family lipoprotein — protein sequence MRLLSLAPALTALLTLGGCMTMTTTPEPLTPPETQYDARIVEVSGGRSLSIRELADQLATSDVVVIGEYHGHHGAHLLQSRLQNALYLHRQDQVLTMEQFNLDRQAELDRYLDGKTGETEMVEDAGAWDNYRASYRPLVEFARTHDTPVIAANAPAQIVRCVGRQGAGYLEKLDASVRSQLPSEPFMDTPRYRERFVEAIAGSHGTGDATMSERMNNTYLAQLLRDNTMASRILDARGTYPGYQVLHLTGTFHSESGLGTVALLKQRAPDLSVAVITPVFWGAGDSGAPLEDNREKGDYLYFIQPLPTEFRDQERAREAMKARFSRPQGESCD from the coding sequence ATGAGACTATTATCCCTGGCCCCGGCGCTCACAGCACTGCTCACCCTCGGTGGATGCATGACCATGACCACGACACCGGAACCGCTTACGCCACCAGAAACCCAATACGATGCCCGCATCGTTGAGGTATCCGGCGGCAGGTCGCTCTCCATCAGGGAGCTCGCTGACCAGCTCGCAACAAGCGATGTCGTCGTGATCGGCGAGTATCACGGCCATCACGGCGCCCACCTGCTCCAGTCCCGCCTCCAGAACGCCCTGTACCTGCACAGACAGGATCAGGTGCTGACCATGGAGCAGTTCAACCTGGACAGGCAGGCAGAACTGGACCGCTACCTGGACGGGAAAACCGGAGAAACCGAAATGGTGGAGGACGCCGGAGCCTGGGATAACTACCGGGCGTCCTACCGGCCTCTGGTAGAATTCGCCAGGACACATGATACCCCTGTGATCGCTGCCAATGCGCCAGCGCAGATTGTCCGGTGCGTGGGCCGACAGGGAGCAGGCTACCTCGAAAAACTCGATGCCAGTGTTCGCAGTCAGCTGCCCTCCGAGCCGTTCATGGACACACCGCGCTACAGGGAGAGATTCGTGGAAGCCATCGCTGGAAGCCATGGAACCGGCGACGCAACCATGAGCGAACGCATGAACAACACATACCTTGCCCAGCTTCTGCGCGATAACACCATGGCATCACGAATTCTCGATGCGCGTGGAACGTATCCGGGCTACCAGGTTTTGCATCTGACGGGGACCTTTCATAGCGAAAGCGGACTGGGCACGGTAGCCCTGCTGAAACAGCGGGCGCCCGACCTATCGGTAGCCGTCATCACACCAGTATTCTGGGGGGCCGGGGACAGCGGAGCACCGCTGGAAGACAATCGGGAGAAAGGCGACTACCTGTATTTCATTCAGCCACTGCCAACGGAATTTCGCGATCAGGAGCGGGCGCGTGAAGCCATGAAGGCTCGTTTCAGTCGGCCTCAAGGCGAAAGCTGCGACTGA
- the dauA gene encoding C4-dicarboxylic acid transporter DauA, which yields MPHRAHLFSLRFAHAFREACVDEGYSSRRFLRDVMAGVTVGIIAIPLAMALAIASGVAPVYGLYTAFIAGFVIALTGGSRFSISGPTAAFVVILYPIAQSYGLGGLLLATLMSGILLMIMALMRLGRFIEYIPESVTLGFTGGIAVVIATLQIKDFFGLSLETMPEHYWDKIAVLVQGLPTLDFMSTLVAAATLVIMLLWPRLKTPVPAHLPAVVVGSLLALWLNANGAAIETIGSRFSYLLPDGSQGAGIPPFLPEFTWPWLQANASGEPLGLSWNMVRELLPSAFAIAMLGAIESLLCAVVLDGMTGKRHSANSELMGQGLGNIIVPFFGGITATAAIARSAANYRAGAESPVAAMIHAVVVLLALVSLAGVLSYLPMPAMAALLLMVAWNMSEAPKSVHLLKTAPRSDIVVFLTCFSLTVVLDMVIAITTGVLLAAVLFMREMAQMTKVSDITHNPRIVSANLPEGWQVFKINGPLFFAAADRIFGELAVLSRNARGFILYMDGVTILDAGGLSALNKLISTCQEDGTEVVIADLQFQPLRTLARAGVRPIEGVSRFCPSLDEALSLPR from the coding sequence ATGCCCCATCGCGCCCACCTTTTTTCCCTCCGGTTCGCCCACGCCTTTCGCGAGGCCTGTGTTGATGAAGGCTATAGCAGCCGTCGATTTCTGCGTGATGTCATGGCCGGGGTCACGGTGGGCATCATTGCCATTCCGCTTGCCATGGCACTGGCGATCGCCAGCGGTGTCGCACCGGTTTATGGTCTGTACACCGCATTCATTGCGGGCTTTGTCATTGCCCTTACGGGCGGTAGCCGTTTCAGCATCTCCGGTCCAACGGCCGCCTTCGTTGTCATTCTGTACCCTATCGCCCAAAGCTACGGACTTGGCGGCCTTCTGCTTGCCACGCTGATGTCGGGCATCCTGTTGATGATTATGGCCCTGATGCGACTGGGGCGCTTTATTGAATACATTCCGGAATCGGTGACCCTGGGATTTACCGGTGGAATCGCAGTGGTGATCGCTACCCTGCAGATTAAGGATTTCTTCGGTCTGTCGCTGGAGACCATGCCGGAGCACTACTGGGACAAGATCGCTGTGCTTGTGCAGGGGCTGCCAACACTGGATTTCATGAGCACGCTGGTAGCCGCCGCAACACTGGTAATCATGCTGTTGTGGCCGCGTCTGAAAACGCCAGTGCCCGCGCACCTCCCGGCGGTCGTGGTGGGCAGTCTGCTGGCGCTATGGCTCAATGCCAACGGTGCTGCCATAGAAACCATCGGGTCACGGTTCAGTTATTTATTGCCGGATGGTTCTCAGGGAGCTGGCATTCCGCCCTTCCTGCCGGAATTTACCTGGCCGTGGCTGCAGGCCAATGCCAGTGGTGAACCGCTCGGGCTGTCCTGGAATATGGTCAGGGAGCTGCTGCCATCGGCGTTCGCCATTGCCATGCTCGGCGCCATTGAATCCTTGCTTTGTGCGGTGGTTCTGGATGGCATGACCGGCAAGCGTCACAGCGCCAACAGTGAGCTGATGGGGCAGGGGCTGGGCAATATCATTGTCCCGTTTTTCGGTGGCATCACCGCAACGGCGGCCATAGCCCGATCGGCTGCAAACTACCGGGCTGGTGCGGAATCGCCCGTGGCGGCCATGATTCATGCCGTCGTGGTCTTGTTGGCTCTGGTGTCGCTTGCAGGTGTGCTGTCGTATCTCCCTATGCCGGCGATGGCTGCGTTACTGCTGATGGTGGCCTGGAACATGAGTGAAGCTCCGAAATCAGTCCATCTGCTTAAAACCGCTCCGCGTAGCGACATTGTGGTGTTCCTCACCTGCTTCTCGCTGACGGTGGTGCTGGATATGGTCATTGCCATTACCACCGGTGTCCTGTTGGCGGCGGTGCTGTTCATGCGGGAAATGGCGCAGATGACCAAGGTCTCCGATATCACTCATAACCCGCGCATTGTCAGTGCGAATCTGCCCGAAGGCTGGCAGGTGTTCAAAATTAACGGGCCCCTGTTCTTTGCGGCCGCAGACCGTATATTTGGTGAGTTGGCGGTGTTGTCCAGAAATGCCCGTGGGTTCATTCTTTACATGGATGGCGTCACTATCCTGGATGCCGGCGGGCTTTCCGCGCTCAACAAACTGATATCCACCTGTCAGGAGGATGGCACGGAAGTGGTAATCGCCGACCTCCAGTTCCAGCCTCTGCGAACGCTTGCCCGTGCGGGAGTGAGGCCTATCGAAGGCGTGAGCCGGTTCTGTCCCTCGCTGGATGAGGCTCTCAGTCTTCCCAGGTGA
- a CDS encoding CopG family transcriptional regulator produces the protein MENRTARLTLLIDPEKKAVFEALCKDEDVTPSQKVRQFIREYVEERLGPDWREPRKQQP, from the coding sequence ATGGAAAACCGCACTGCACGCCTGACACTGCTGATTGATCCGGAAAAAAAGGCGGTCTTTGAAGCCCTGTGCAAAGATGAGGACGTTACTCCGTCCCAGAAAGTCCGCCAGTTTATCCGGGAATATGTCGAGGAAAGACTGGGGCCGGACTGGCGGGAACCGAGAAAACAACAACCATAA